In the genome of Olsenella profusa DSM 13989, one region contains:
- a CDS encoding DUF2291 domain-containing protein: MRRSMLPVVVSASLVGSLVLFGCTVVPIGQEGTYTGESTFDAARDIDTLWSENVQSEIGGNARDLNGLLGASSLVADDTASQFAGKSLSTSSSAAGNVVVYAVKGAGTVTNVVAKAADSGASSKGYITIALEGYDGPTEVDINVGPVISDTSLRDYLSSINLNDYRDTTEWSQVSKGLNGKAQSEVIDPADIATIKGRRVAFVGAFTANSATMSKVTITPIEMVVE; encoded by the coding sequence ATGAGAAGGAGCATGCTCCCGGTCGTGGTGAGCGCATCGCTGGTGGGGTCGCTCGTCCTGTTTGGATGTACGGTGGTGCCCATTGGCCAGGAGGGCACGTACACGGGCGAGTCCACCTTTGATGCCGCGAGAGACATCGACACCCTGTGGAGCGAGAACGTGCAGTCCGAGATTGGCGGCAACGCACGGGACCTCAACGGGCTGCTGGGCGCGAGCAGCCTGGTCGCCGATGACACGGCAAGCCAGTTCGCAGGCAAGAGCCTCTCCACCTCCTCGAGCGCAGCCGGCAATGTCGTGGTCTATGCGGTCAAGGGGGCCGGCACCGTCACCAATGTCGTCGCGAAGGCAGCCGATTCGGGGGCATCCTCCAAGGGCTACATCACCATCGCGCTCGAAGGTTACGATGGGCCCACCGAGGTCGACATCAACGTCGGCCCCGTCATATCGGACACGTCGTTGCGTGACTACCTCAGCAGCATCAACCTCAACGATTACAGGGACACGACCGAGTGGTCACAGGTCTCCAAGGGCCTCAACGGCAAGGCTCAGTCCGAGGTCATCGACCCTGCCGACATAGCCACCATCAAGGGCAGGAGGGTCGCCTTCGTGGGCGCCTTCACGGCAAACTCGGCGACGATGAGCAAGGTCACCATCACCCCCATCGAGATGGTCGTCGAGTAG
- a CDS encoding sugar ABC transporter ATP-binding protein, with amino-acid sequence MSGYGCPDDVLLHADRISKVYPGTKALDDVSFDLLKGKVNVLIGENGAGKSTLMKMIAGIEQPSSGTLYIGDAEVSFKDTTEARRHGIGIIHQELSLFPNLNVYQNIFMNREHRRGLSLDDAYHMNASKKVLDLLEHPMDPTTRVGSLRVGQQQMIEIARELVDDDLQVLIMDEPTSSLSQQEVQVLFRIMRELTASGLSIVYISHRLEEVMEIGDHVTILRDGRYVDDADVKDISISWIVQKMTGGEKQYPKRDRVVDWGAQSKILEVSDLCLPKPGGGYLVDHVSFDLRKGEVLGIYGLLGAGRTEVFECIMGLRPEHTGTVRLNGRPITIGSVSQMIDAGISLIPEDRQGGGLVQTLDIEKNVSLAALKRYRKGPLIDSVTEDRRVDEEIRDIHIKVADKHLPILSLSGGNQQKVVIAKGLLTEPQILLMDEPSRGIDIGAKTEVYEIIDKYARRGLSIIVISSELEEIIAISDRILVLSNGRLTGEFAGGHIDKDALALASYKGHHAVKAEKEN; translated from the coding sequence ATGTCAGGCTATGGCTGTCCGGACGATGTGCTCCTGCATGCCGATCGGATCTCAAAGGTGTACCCCGGTACCAAGGCGCTCGACGACGTCTCGTTCGACCTGCTCAAAGGTAAGGTCAATGTCCTGATTGGCGAGAACGGGGCGGGTAAGTCCACCCTCATGAAGATGATAGCCGGCATCGAGCAGCCGTCATCGGGCACCCTGTACATTGGCGATGCCGAGGTGAGCTTCAAGGACACGACCGAGGCCCGCAGGCACGGCATCGGCATCATCCACCAGGAGCTCAGCCTCTTCCCCAATCTCAACGTGTACCAGAACATCTTCATGAACAGGGAGCACAGGCGGGGTCTCAGCCTTGATGACGCCTACCACATGAACGCGTCCAAGAAGGTCCTTGACCTCCTGGAGCATCCCATGGACCCCACCACCAGGGTCGGCAGCCTCCGCGTCGGCCAGCAGCAGATGATAGAGATCGCCCGGGAGCTCGTTGATGACGACCTCCAGGTTCTCATCATGGACGAGCCCACCTCGTCACTGTCGCAACAGGAGGTACAGGTCCTCTTCAGGATCATGCGTGAGCTTACGGCCAGCGGCCTCTCCATCGTCTACATCTCCCATCGTCTCGAGGAGGTCATGGAGATCGGCGATCACGTCACCATCCTGCGCGACGGCAGGTACGTGGACGACGCTGACGTAAAGGACATCAGCATCAGCTGGATCGTCCAGAAGATGACCGGTGGCGAGAAGCAGTACCCCAAGCGTGATCGCGTCGTCGATTGGGGCGCGCAGTCCAAGATCCTCGAGGTCAGCGACCTCTGCCTGCCCAAGCCTGGCGGAGGGTACCTCGTCGACCACGTGAGCTTCGACCTCAGGAAGGGCGAGGTGCTGGGCATCTACGGCCTTCTGGGTGCCGGACGCACCGAGGTGTTCGAGTGCATCATGGGCCTGCGTCCCGAACACACGGGAACGGTCAGGCTCAACGGCAGGCCCATCACCATCGGCAGCGTCTCGCAGATGATTGATGCGGGCATCTCGCTCATCCCGGAGGATCGCCAGGGCGGTGGCCTGGTCCAGACCTTGGACATCGAGAAGAACGTGTCCCTTGCGGCACTCAAGCGCTACCGGAAGGGGCCGCTCATCGACTCCGTCACGGAGGACAGGAGGGTCGACGAGGAGATTCGGGACATCCACATCAAGGTCGCCGACAAGCACCTGCCGATCCTGTCGCTCTCTGGCGGCAACCAGCAGAAGGTCGTCATCGCCAAGGGGCTGCTCACCGAGCCACAGATACTGCTCATGGACGAGCCGTCCCGCGGCATCGACATCGGGGCCAAGACCGAGGTCTACGAGATCATTGACAAGTACGCCAGGCGGGGGCTCTCGATCATCGTCATCTCCTCCGAGCTCGAGGAGATCATAGCCATCTCCGACCGCATCCTCGTCCTCTCGAACGGCAGGCTCACGGGTGAGTTCGCGGGGGGCCATATCGACAAGGATGCGTTGGCGCTCGCTTCCTACAAGGGACATCACGCTGTGAAGGCAGAGAAGGAGAACTAG
- the rbsD gene encoding D-ribose pyranase, whose amino-acid sequence MKKRGILNVQLAGLLAGLGHKDSYMIADAGMPIPRGVEVVDLAVTGGVPTFRQVMDAVLDECAVERYTLAEEIRQANPELHRYIEGALAGVEHDYLPHDELKRVEASCKFVIRTGEFSPYPNILLTAACAF is encoded by the coding sequence ATGAAGAAGAGGGGCATACTCAACGTCCAGCTTGCCGGGCTGTTGGCCGGCCTGGGGCACAAGGACAGCTACATGATTGCCGATGCCGGCATGCCCATACCCAGGGGCGTGGAGGTCGTCGATCTGGCCGTGACAGGTGGCGTCCCCACCTTTCGCCAGGTCATGGATGCCGTCCTGGACGAGTGCGCCGTCGAGCGCTACACCTTGGCCGAGGAGATACGGCAGGCCAACCCGGAGCTCCACCGCTACATCGAGGGTGCGCTGGCGGGCGTCGAGCACGACTACCTTCCCCACGACGAGCTCAAGCGGGTGGAGGCGTCCTGCAAGTTCGTGATACGCACGGGGGAGTTCTCGCCGTACCCCAACATCCTGCTCACTGCGGCCTGCGCGTTCTAG
- a CDS encoding D-ribose ABC transporter substrate-binding protein — MKDVSRRDFCRVSGVMGAGLGLAALLTACGGGSSDASKPASSGSGGEREVLKGGGSDIIYVITPSVSNPAFKAEADGATDEAQKLGYEVKVNSHDDDLNKQSELFDSAIADKAAAIICDNAGADATVAAVQKAAEAGIPTFLIDREISSTGDAIAQIIADNNQGASDVAQAFVDAMGEKGNYIELKGKDSDTNAHVRSDAFHAVIDQYPDMKMLDAQTANWEKDEAYNKMEALIQTYGSDINGVISGNDTMVQGVCAALDSAGMSIPVVGVDGSDEVRDLIKQGKATATALQQFDVIARTAVQEADTYLKEGATGKDEKQLIPCIVITKDNAGKLDGFVYTE; from the coding sequence ATGAAAGACGTTTCGAGGCGCGACTTCTGTAGGGTATCCGGTGTCATGGGCGCAGGCCTCGGCCTTGCCGCGCTGCTTACCGCGTGTGGGGGTGGCTCGTCGGACGCCTCCAAGCCCGCAAGCTCCGGCTCCGGTGGCGAGCGGGAGGTGCTGAAGGGAGGCGGCTCCGACATCATCTATGTCATCACGCCCTCCGTCTCCAACCCCGCCTTCAAGGCCGAGGCCGACGGTGCCACCGACGAGGCGCAGAAGCTGGGCTATGAGGTCAAGGTAAACTCCCACGACGACGACCTCAACAAGCAGTCCGAGCTCTTCGACTCCGCCATCGCCGACAAGGCGGCCGCCATCATCTGTGACAACGCCGGTGCCGATGCGACGGTCGCAGCCGTCCAGAAGGCGGCGGAGGCGGGCATCCCCACCTTCCTGATCGACCGCGAGATCTCCTCGACGGGCGACGCCATCGCCCAGATCATCGCCGACAACAACCAGGGCGCCTCGGACGTGGCCCAGGCCTTCGTGGACGCCATGGGCGAGAAGGGCAACTACATCGAGCTCAAGGGCAAGGACTCCGACACCAACGCCCACGTGCGCTCCGACGCGTTCCACGCCGTCATCGACCAGTATCCGGACATGAAGATGCTCGATGCCCAGACGGCCAACTGGGAGAAGGACGAAGCCTACAACAAGATGGAGGCCCTCATCCAGACCTATGGCAGCGACATCAACGGCGTCATATCCGGCAACGACACCATGGTCCAGGGCGTCTGCGCGGCCCTCGACTCCGCGGGCATGAGCATCCCCGTCGTCGGCGTCGATGGGTCCGACGAGGTGCGTGACCTCATCAAGCAGGGCAAGGCCACGGCCACCGCGCTCCAGCAGTTCGATGTCATCGCCCGCACCGCCGTCCAGGAGGCTGACACCTACCTCAAGGAGGGCGCGACGGGCAAGGATGAGAAGCAGCTCATCCCCTGCATCGTCATCACCAAGGACAATGCCGGCAAGCTCGATGGCTTCGTCTACACGGAGTAG
- a CDS encoding transketolase family protein, producing MPNTVPNRKAICDVLMRHAATDRDVVVLCSDSRGSASLTPFFERYPEQAIEVGIAEQDLVGIAAGLAACGKKPYAASPASFVSTRSYEQVKVDCAYSDTNVKLIGISGGVSYGALGMSHHSAQDIAAMSAIPNMRVYLPSDRFQTTRLFEALLEDERPAYIRVGRNPVEDVYTESCPFQMDRATVVREGTDALLVACGEMVRPAIVAADLLAADGVSATVLDMYCVKPLDREAIVTYTRDAKVVVGVEEHAPFSGLGSMVAQVVGEECPRPCVTMALPDAPVITGSSREVFAQYDLDAHGIATRVRELLAKGG from the coding sequence ATGCCTAACACCGTGCCCAACCGCAAGGCAATCTGTGACGTGCTCATGAGGCACGCAGCCACCGATAGGGACGTTGTGGTGCTCTGCTCCGATTCCCGCGGGTCGGCCTCGCTCACGCCCTTCTTCGAGCGGTATCCGGAGCAGGCCATCGAGGTTGGCATTGCCGAGCAGGACCTCGTGGGCATCGCCGCGGGCCTCGCCGCGTGCGGCAAGAAGCCCTATGCCGCCAGCCCCGCCTCCTTCGTGAGCACGCGCTCCTACGAGCAGGTCAAGGTCGACTGCGCCTACTCCGACACCAACGTCAAGCTCATCGGCATCTCGGGGGGCGTGAGCTATGGCGCCCTGGGCATGAGCCACCACTCCGCCCAGGACATAGCTGCCATGAGCGCCATCCCCAACATGCGCGTGTACCTCCCGAGCGACCGCTTCCAGACGACCCGGCTCTTCGAGGCGCTGCTCGAGGACGAGAGGCCCGCCTACATCCGCGTGGGCCGCAATCCCGTCGAGGACGTCTACACCGAGTCCTGCCCCTTCCAGATGGATCGGGCCACGGTGGTTCGCGAGGGCACCGATGCGCTGCTGGTGGCCTGCGGCGAGATGGTCCGGCCTGCGATCGTGGCGGCCGACCTCTTGGCCGCCGATGGCGTGAGCGCCACCGTGCTCGACATGTACTGCGTCAAGCCGCTCGACCGCGAGGCCATTGTCACGTATACGCGGGATGCCAAGGTGGTCGTGGGCGTGGAGGAGCATGCGCCCTTCAGTGGCCTGGGCTCGATGGTGGCCCAGGTGGTGGGCGAGGAGTGCCCGAGGCCCTGCGTCACGATGGCGCTTCCCGACGCACCGGTCATCACGGGCAGCTCACGGGAGGTCTTCGCGCAGTACGACCTGGATGCGCATGGAATCGCCACGCGCGTGCGGGAGCTTCTCGCCAAGGGGGGCTAG
- a CDS encoding ribokinase yields the protein MRILDFGSLNIDYVYGVDHIVAPGETLASTQRSVFPGGKGLNQAVALARAGARVWQAGMMGPEGGLLLDVCRDAGVDTHLVARSDVATGHTVIQVDAKGQNCILLYGGANRQVDEGYVDQVLAQFSAGDYLVLQNEISCLAYLVDRAGALGMKVILNPSPYDDALRTVDLGKVSLFILNEIEGAQISGGSTDPADVLGRLGEQYPQAEVVLTLGARGSVYQCGGHRYEQGIFEVEVIDTTAAGDTFTGYFVWARSVGKPVQEALALAAKASAMAVSQQGAAPSIPTMEQVRASPLG from the coding sequence ATGAGGATTCTCGACTTTGGATCCCTCAACATAGACTACGTCTATGGCGTCGACCACATCGTCGCACCGGGGGAGACGCTTGCCTCGACGCAGCGCAGCGTCTTCCCCGGCGGCAAGGGGCTCAACCAGGCCGTGGCGCTTGCCCGCGCGGGCGCGCGGGTATGGCAGGCGGGGATGATGGGGCCCGAGGGGGGCCTGCTGCTGGACGTCTGCAGGGACGCAGGCGTCGACACGCACCTCGTCGCCCGCAGCGATGTTGCCACGGGGCACACGGTCATACAGGTGGATGCGAAGGGGCAGAACTGCATCCTGCTCTATGGGGGCGCCAATCGGCAGGTGGACGAGGGCTACGTGGATCAGGTGCTCGCGCAGTTCTCGGCGGGGGACTACCTCGTCCTCCAGAACGAGATCTCGTGCCTCGCCTACCTTGTGGATCGCGCGGGCGCCTTGGGCATGAAGGTCATCCTGAACCCCTCGCCGTACGATGACGCGCTGCGCACTGTCGACCTGGGCAAGGTGTCACTGTTCATCCTCAACGAGATCGAGGGGGCACAGATCTCGGGTGGCTCGACGGATCCGGCCGATGTGCTTGGGCGACTGGGGGAGCAGTACCCCCAGGCCGAGGTGGTCCTCACCCTCGGCGCCAGGGGATCGGTGTATCAGTGTGGCGGGCATCGCTATGAACAGGGCATCTTCGAGGTTGAGGTCATCGACACCACCGCTGCGGGGGATACGTTCACGGGTTACTTCGTGTGGGCGCGAAGCGTTGGCAAGCCCGTGCAGGAGGCCCTGGCGCTGGCTGCCAAGGCGTCTGCGATGGCGGTGTCGCAGCAGGGGGCGGCGCCGTCCATTCCCACGATGGAGCAGGTCCGGGCAAGCCCGCTGGGCTAG
- a CDS encoding LacI family DNA-binding transcriptional regulator, which produces MSSTARVTSRDVAREAGVSPATVSLVLRNKPGVGAQTRERVLRVAKEMGLERVSGGAHRKTSTLLFIIYKRHGKVVRETPFFEALIKGASDATYRNGYHRLSISYFYEHEHASEQLKALRSIKCAGILLLATEMRAREVSQFERLGVPIVLLDSWFPTKNLDSVVIDNSRGTWEAVRYLHGMGHTDIGYLHSKVDIRNFLERQQGFLSAMGDIGRSSDPTQNTIVRVGSTMDAACMDMLAYLDASPKLPTAFFADMAPKLAHKGS; this is translated from the coding sequence ATGTCCAGCACGGCAAGGGTGACATCGCGGGATGTGGCACGCGAGGCAGGCGTCTCCCCTGCGACCGTCTCGCTCGTGCTGAGAAACAAGCCAGGCGTCGGGGCACAGACACGCGAGCGCGTCCTCCGGGTCGCGAAGGAGATGGGGCTCGAGCGCGTGTCGGGAGGAGCTCATCGCAAGACGAGCACCCTCCTGTTCATCATCTACAAGCGACACGGAAAGGTGGTGCGGGAGACGCCCTTCTTCGAGGCCCTCATCAAGGGCGCCTCGGATGCCACGTACCGCAACGGCTACCACCGCCTCTCCATCTCATACTTCTATGAGCATGAGCATGCCTCGGAGCAGCTCAAGGCGCTGCGATCCATCAAGTGCGCAGGCATACTGCTGCTCGCGACCGAGATGCGCGCACGCGAGGTATCGCAGTTCGAACGCCTTGGCGTGCCCATCGTCCTTTTGGACAGCTGGTTTCCCACCAAGAACCTCGACTCCGTCGTCATCGACAACAGCCGTGGTACCTGGGAGGCCGTGCGGTACCTTCACGGCATGGGACACACCGACATCGGCTACCTCCATTCGAAGGTGGACATCCGTAACTTCCTCGAGCGCCAGCAGGGCTTCCTCTCCGCCATGGGAGACATAGGGCGCTCCTCGGATCCCACCCAGAACACCATCGTGCGCGTGGGCTCGACGATGGATGCCGCCTGCATGGATATGCTTGCCTACCTTGACGCCAGCCCCAAGCTGCCCACGGCGTTCTTCGCCGACATGGCTCCCAAGCTCGCGCATAAGGGCAGCTAA
- a CDS encoding ABC transporter permease — MAAETKKASGGTNNLVMVLLNGRTLIVLVILMIFFSLATPNFFTAGSLLSVAKHVALYGILAIGMTFVIITGGIDLSVGAVVGLAGMVSAGFVQEGLTLTFAGVTIYFSVPVVVLLTLLMGVVLGMLNGLVITKLGVAPFIATLGTMYVWRGFANIRSNGATFSSISGHPGLGNTGYGFFASSVLGIPMGVIIFAIFAVIAGIVLRKTAFGWHVLAIGGNQNATRLSGIKVDRNLIIVYAISGFCAAMVGIITTSQLMGANPSTGTSWEMNAIAASVLGGTSMAGGVGTILGTVEGAFVIGVINDGMAMCGVTEFWQQVIRGIVIIIAVVIDQVQRNLQARMALQVRDEGRGDVGGDGAAGAAAE, encoded by the coding sequence ATGGCAGCTGAAACCAAGAAGGCCTCGGGGGGCACCAACAACCTGGTGATGGTGCTGCTGAACGGCCGAACCCTCATCGTGCTGGTCATCCTCATGATCTTCTTCAGCCTTGCCACCCCAAACTTCTTCACGGCAGGGTCGCTTCTCTCCGTGGCCAAACACGTGGCGCTCTATGGCATCCTCGCCATTGGCATGACGTTCGTCATCATCACGGGGGGCATCGACCTCTCGGTGGGCGCGGTGGTCGGCCTCGCCGGCATGGTCTCGGCGGGCTTCGTACAGGAGGGCCTGACCCTCACCTTTGCGGGTGTGACGATCTACTTCAGCGTGCCCGTCGTAGTGCTCCTCACCCTGCTCATGGGTGTCGTGCTGGGGATGCTGAACGGCCTCGTCATCACGAAGCTGGGCGTCGCCCCCTTCATCGCCACGTTGGGCACCATGTACGTCTGGCGTGGCTTCGCCAACATCCGCTCCAATGGGGCGACGTTCTCCAGCATCTCGGGACATCCCGGGCTCGGCAACACGGGATACGGCTTCTTCGCATCGAGCGTCCTGGGCATCCCCATGGGCGTCATCATCTTTGCAATCTTTGCCGTCATTGCGGGCATCGTGCTCAGGAAGACGGCCTTTGGCTGGCACGTGCTGGCAATCGGTGGCAACCAGAACGCGACGCGCCTTTCGGGCATCAAGGTCGACCGCAACCTCATCATCGTCTATGCCATCTCGGGCTTCTGCGCCGCCATGGTCGGCATCATCACCACCTCGCAGCTCATGGGCGCCAACCCCTCTACCGGCACCTCTTGGGAGATGAATGCCATCGCGGCGTCCGTCCTGGGTGGCACCTCCATGGCGGGTGGCGTGGGTACCATCCTTGGCACCGTCGAGGGAGCCTTCGTCATCGGCGTCATCAACGATGGCATGGCCATGTGTGGCGTCACGGAGTTCTGGCAGCAGGTCATACGTGGTATCGTCATCATCATTGCCGTGGTGATTGACCAGGTGCAGCGCAACCTTCAGGCGCGCATGGCCCTGCAGGTGCGCGACGAGGGCAGGGGTGATGTGGGTGGTGACGGGGCCGCCGGGGCTGCGGCGGAATAG
- a CDS encoding L-fucose/L-arabinose isomerase family protein: MDTIRIGYAPTRRSIFSAPDARRYRTIIADRLTELNVEFVDIDDINDEGLLFDEDDRIRVLEKFRAAGVDGLFLPHCNFGTEFICARLAKDLGRPVLLWGPLDERPEPNGVRLRDTQCGLFATGKVLRRFQVPFTYLTNCRVDDPVFERGLRDFMAVCNVVRAFRAARILQMGPRPYEFYSTMCNEGELLERFNIECVPVPLGELARGVRQATGEVTGDGSSDVEAQLAWMEEHFDCDCSSEQAQTVAGMAVAIRRLLRSYHCTAGCIQCWNELQHELGVMPCAANSILNEEGTPITCETDVHGAITSLMVEAADMGRKRSFFADWTIRHPDEPNGELLQHCGPWPCSVAKERPKITVPLAFDHNGALTAEARHGNLTLARFDGDNGAYSLLLGHAEGIDGPKGMGTYLWVRVDDIKRLEAKIVEGPYIHHCVGIHDDVVPVLYEACKYLGITPDLYDPIEEDVKAYLRGE; encoded by the coding sequence ATGGACACCATTCGCATCGGATATGCACCTACCCGCAGGAGCATCTTCTCCGCTCCGGACGCCAGACGGTATCGCACGATCATCGCGGACAGGCTGACCGAGCTGAACGTTGAGTTCGTGGACATCGACGACATCAACGACGAGGGGCTCCTCTTCGACGAGGACGACCGCATCAGGGTGCTGGAGAAGTTCCGCGCCGCCGGGGTTGACGGCCTGTTCCTCCCGCACTGCAACTTCGGTACCGAGTTCATCTGCGCGCGCCTTGCCAAGGACCTCGGAAGGCCCGTCCTCCTGTGGGGCCCGCTTGACGAGCGGCCCGAGCCCAACGGCGTGCGCCTGCGCGACACCCAGTGCGGCCTCTTCGCCACGGGCAAGGTGCTCCGCCGCTTCCAGGTGCCCTTCACCTACCTGACCAACTGCCGGGTGGACGACCCGGTGTTCGAACGTGGCCTGCGCGACTTCATGGCCGTCTGCAACGTGGTGAGGGCCTTCCGGGCCGCCCGCATCCTGCAGATGGGTCCCAGGCCCTACGAGTTCTACTCCACCATGTGCAACGAGGGCGAGCTGCTGGAACGGTTCAACATCGAGTGCGTGCCCGTGCCCCTCGGCGAGCTCGCGCGTGGCGTGCGGCAGGCCACAGGCGAGGTCACGGGTGACGGCAGCTCCGACGTCGAGGCCCAGCTCGCGTGGATGGAAGAGCACTTCGACTGCGACTGCAGCAGCGAGCAGGCCCAAACCGTGGCCGGCATGGCCGTCGCCATCCGTCGCCTCCTCAGGAGCTACCACTGCACGGCCGGTTGCATCCAGTGCTGGAACGAGCTCCAGCACGAGCTGGGCGTCATGCCCTGTGCGGCAAACTCCATCCTCAACGAGGAGGGCACGCCCATCACCTGCGAGACCGATGTGCACGGTGCCATCACCAGCCTGATGGTCGAGGCTGCCGACATGGGCCGCAAGCGCTCCTTCTTCGCCGACTGGACCATCCGTCACCCCGACGAGCCCAATGGCGAGCTCCTGCAGCACTGTGGGCCGTGGCCCTGCAGCGTCGCTAAGGAGAGGCCAAAGATCACCGTTCCCCTGGCGTTCGATCACAACGGCGCCCTCACGGCCGAGGCCAGGCACGGCAACCTCACGCTGGCGCGCTTCGATGGCGACAACGGCGCATACTCCCTGCTGCTGGGGCATGCCGAGGGCATCGACGGCCCCAAGGGCATGGGCACTTACCTGTGGGTGAGGGTGGACGACATCAAGCGCCTCGAGGCCAAGATCGTCGAGGGACCCTACATCCACCACTGCGTGGGTATCCATGACGATGTCGTGCCGGTGCTGTACGAGGCCTGCAAGTACCTGGGCATCACGCCCGACCTGTACGACCCGATCGAGGAAGACGTCAAGGCATACCTGAGGGGTGAGTAG
- a CDS encoding transketolase, with the protein MADIAELERLRWELRQDCVDIIMAGGGGHIGGDMSIMDALLVLYANHLNVTPETAGDPNRDRFILSKGHAMEAYYAVLCNRGFLDLEDVKARFSTFGSPYIGHPNNKLPGIEMNSGSLGHGLPVAVGMALAARMDGRPYRTYVFLGDGELAEGSVWEGAMSGGSYALDNLCALVDRNRLQISGPTEDVMRQDPQQERWAAFGWNVISIPGNDLAALDAAFTLAQKAKGKPTVIIANTTKGYGSPVMEDKADWHHKLPSAEEYAHISADFKARREAERHA; encoded by the coding sequence GTGGCGGACATTGCCGAGCTGGAGCGCCTGCGCTGGGAGCTGCGCCAGGACTGCGTGGACATCATCATGGCGGGTGGCGGCGGCCACATCGGCGGTGACATGTCCATCATGGACGCGCTGCTGGTGCTCTACGCCAATCACCTCAACGTCACGCCCGAGACTGCGGGCGACCCCAACCGCGATCGCTTCATCCTCTCCAAGGGCCATGCGATGGAGGCCTACTATGCGGTCCTCTGCAACCGTGGCTTCCTCGACCTCGAGGACGTCAAGGCCCGCTTCTCCACGTTCGGCTCGCCGTATATCGGTCACCCCAACAACAAGCTGCCGGGCATCGAGATGAACTCCGGATCGCTGGGCCATGGACTGCCGGTTGCCGTGGGCATGGCGCTTGCCGCCCGGATGGACGGCCGCCCCTATCGCACGTACGTGTTCCTTGGTGACGGCGAGCTGGCCGAGGGCTCCGTGTGGGAGGGGGCCATGAGCGGCGGCAGCTATGCCCTCGACAACCTGTGTGCCCTGGTCGATCGCAACCGTCTGCAGATCTCTGGCCCCACGGAGGACGTCATGCGGCAGGACCCCCAACAGGAGCGTTGGGCCGCCTTCGGGTGGAATGTGATCTCCATCCCCGGCAACGACCTCGCCGCCCTCGACGCCGCCTTCACCCTGGCCCAGAAGGCCAAGGGCAAGCCGACCGTCATCATCGCGAACACCACCAAGGGCTACGGGAGCCCCGTGATGGAGGACAAGGCCGACTGGCACCACAAGCTGCCCAGCGCCGAGGAGTATGCCCACATATCCGCCGACTTCAAGGCCCGAAGGGAGGCTGAGCGTCATGCCTAA